One window of the Pieris brassicae chromosome 4, ilPieBrab1.1, whole genome shotgun sequence genome contains the following:
- the LOC123708349 gene encoding uncharacterized protein LOC123708349 produces MDRARLSPSPDRENHRPIQGGSSGTIDTAIAPAEALNDPETPRPAPRALPCIPEGEPLLRDPLSVSEVPRKNGRLLHVKFDTQSPPAPVSLTGSSSSSSSDDEDVSITEARPPDGGWGWVVVFASFMVNLIADGITFSFGVFFPYFLEYFGEGKGKTAWIGGIFMAMPLLSGPIASFLTDRYGCRRMTIFGSILAAIGFVISAFVDNMETLFLTFGIMAGFGLSLCYVAAVVIVAYYFEKKRSLATGISVCGSGIGTFIFAPLTYILLDEYGWRGTTLILAGFFLNMAVCGLLFRDLPWTATMNEERAKERKRRRERKRNKRYESSADSLSDSKSSAAGSSKIGDNPDIEAVTATIVPQFSSLVDLPTFMTGDEGVSLEIFEMMSNRGRAYAILAQNYPGVMLPSRSFSDSGRLNEQYPPKAVLSPGCTSPGPMSPTPVTATSASQAPLNDKAALSLWLKRQGSGTTKKPPAFLKDLRIHRHSLTYRGAMLNINRYRLRASSCPNIFRNSMTTIAKEKLQWYAGLWDFWDLVVDVLDFSHFLNPAFLVFAISNFLLYMWYDVPYVYMADNGQSMGFNASQSAMLISIIGILNMFGEILLGWVGDWKCVNPSIVYATCMVLCGAVTLIMPLLTSYLSMAAASGAFGAFIAANYSLTSIILVEQITLEKFTNAYGLLLLIQGVANLVGPSLAGWVFDMRGSYDLSFYLAGVFIGLSGLVLLVLPVYRHARKRRKRHTQANINGDVKANGKLMA; encoded by the exons ATGGACCGCGCGCGCCTCTCGCCGTCGCCGGATCGCGAGAATCATAGGCCGATCCAAGGAGGATCCAGCGGAACCATCGACACGGCCATTGCGCCCGCGGAGGCCTTAAACGACCCAGAGACTCCGCGGCCCGCGCCGCGCGCGTTGCCTTGTATACCCGAGGGCGAGCCCTTGCTCCGCGACCCGCTCAGTGTCAGTGAAGTGCCGCGAAAAAATGGACGATTGCTCCATGTCAAATTCGATACGCAGTCGCCGCCCGCGCCAGTGTCTCTTACCGGCTCATCTTCTAGCTCAAGTTCGGATGATGAAGACGTCTCCATCACTGAAGCGCGTCCGCCGGATGGCGGCTGGGGATGGGTCGTCGTGTTTGCCTCATTCATGGTTAATCTCATCGCTGACGGTATTACGTTCAGTTTCGGTGTTTTCTTTCCATATTTTCTGGAATACTTTGGCGAGGGCAAGGGAAAAACCGCATGGATCGGCGGAATTTTCATGGCGATGCCGTTATTATCCGGCCCCATTGCAAGTTTTCTGACGGATAGATATGGTTGTCGACGCATGACCATTTTTGGATCTATTCTCGCTGCAATAGGATTTGTAATCTCAGCATTTGTAGACAATAtggaaacattatttttgaccTTTGGTATTATGGCCGGCTTTGGATTGAGTTTATGTTACGTAGCGGCAGTAGTGATAGTTGCATACTATTTTGAAAAGAAACGATCTTTAGCTACCGGTATATCAGTGTGCGGTAGTGGGATTGGTACTTTTATATTTGCCCcattaacatacatattactCGATGAGTATGGTTGGCGGGGAACAACACTCATACTTGCCGGATTTTTCCTAAATATGGCGGTATGCGGATTGTTGTTCCGAGATCTTCCGTGGACAGCAACAATGAACGAAGAGAGAGCAAAAGAACGGAAAAGACGAAGAGAAAGAAAACGTAATAAACGCTACGAATCATCTGCTGATAGCTTGTCCGACAGTAAAAGTAGCGCAGCAGGATCGAGCAAAATAGGAGATAATCCAGATATTGAAGCTGTAACAGCCACGATTGTACCACAATTTAGTTCGCTGGTTGATCTACCCACCTTTATGACCGGCGATGAAGGTGTTTCTttggaaatatttgaaatgatGTCAAACCGCGGAAGAGCTTATGCGATTTTAGCCCAGAATTACCCAGGCGTAATGTTGCCGTCTAGAAGTTTTAGTGACAGTGGTCGTCTTAACGAACAATATCCGCCTAAAGCGGTTTTATCGCCTGGTTGTACGTCACCGGGACCAATGTCTCCTACTCCTGTAACTGCCACAAGCGCATCACAAGCGCCTTTAAATGATAAAGCAGCTTTATCGTTATGGTTAAAAAGGCAGGGTTCTGGTACCACAAAGAAACCACCAGCGTTTTTGAAAGATTTGAGGATACACAGACACTCATTAACGTATAGAGGCGCTATGCTTAACATTAACCGGTATAGGTTAAGGGCTTCGTCATGTcctaatatatttagaaactCTATGACCACCATTGCTAAAGAAAAG CTGCAGTGGTACGCTGGTCTCTGGGACTTTTGGGACCTCGTTGTGGACGTCCTGGACTTCTCTCACTTTCTAAACCCGGCGTTCCTTGTGTTTGCGATCTCCAATTTCCTTCTCTACATGTGGTATGATGTGCCGTACGTGTATATGGCAGATAACGGGCAAAGCATGGGTTTCAACGCGTCGCAGTCCGCCATGCTGATCTCTATCATCGGTATCCTCAATATGTTTGGCGAA ATCTTGCTTGGCTGGGTTGGCGACTGGAAGTGCGTGAATCCAAGCATAGTATACGCTACATGTATGGTCCTATGTGGAGCTGTGACCCTCATAATGCCGCTACTGACCTCATACTTATCAATGGCAGCGGCGTCAGGAGCGTTCGGAGCGTTTATAGCAGCAAACTATTCGTTAAccagtattatactggtggaGCAAATTACTCTTGAGAAATTCACTAATGCGTATGGATTGTTGCTGTTAATACAGGGTGTCGCAAATCTTGTAGGCCCATCGTTAGCcg GCTGGGTGTTCGATATGAGAGGGTCGTACGATCTCTCTTTTTATTTAGCAGGTGTTTTCATCGGCCTCTCGGGATTGGTTCTTCTCGTCTTACCAGTGTACCGACATGCGAGAAAACGACGTAAGCGACACACGCAAGCAAATATCAATGGCGATGTTAAAGCCAATGGAAAACTTATGGCATAA